From the Synergistaceae bacterium genome, the window AAATAAATCAGATATTAATAAATTAATTGCGTTCACTCACGAGAAAAAATGCAAGTTAATACTTGATGAGTCATTCGCTGATTTCGCAGATGAGAGTGATAATTCATTCATAAATCAGGAAATATTAAGCGCAAATAAGCATTTATTTATCGTCAAAAGCATATCAAAATCCTACGGAGTGCCGGGGCTTAGACTGGGCATTCTTGCGTCAGGTGATTGCGAGATAATTTCACACCTCAAGAAAGATATTGCAATCTGGAATATAAATTCTTTCGCGGAGTTCTTTATGCAGATTTTAGGCAAGTACGATAAAGACTATCACGAGGCATTAAATAAATTCAGGCTTGAACGTGAGAGATTTACGCGTGAACTTGAGAGAATAAATAATTTAACAGTATTTCACTCACAAGCAAATTTCTTAATGGCTGAAGTTAAAGGCATTTCTTCGGACGAACTCGCTAAAAAACTGCTGGTCAGGCACAATATATTAATCAAAAATTTAGCTCGCAAAACAGGGCAGAATTATATACGTCTGGCAATAAGAAATCAAAGCGATAATAATATTTTAATCGAGGCCCTGAAGCAAGAATTAAATTAATTTATTTATCAAGTCAGAGCCTTTGATTTAAGCTAATAAAATTTTCTCGCGTAACAATACCAGTAAATACCCCCGACAAAAAACGCTCCGCCCGTGATATTTCCTAGTGTTACGGGCAATAAATTATTAAACATTTCCGGCCAAGTTACAGCACTATTCGCAAATATAGCAGCTGGTATATAATACATGTTCGCTATACTGTGTTCAAAGCCTGAAATCACAAATAAGCACACAGGAAAGAATACCGCTAAAATCTTACCCGTAAAATCATCAGCCCCGGCCGACATCCATACAGCTAAACACACAAGCCAGTTGCATAATATGCCGCGTATAAATGCCTGCATAAATGATAGATTAATTTTTACAAGTGCTATATTTATCGTGAAGATTTCTAGTTTTTCACTAAGTAAGCCCGATTTTGCTATTAAATACGCTATTAATAAGCCCCCTATGAAATTCCCGATATAAACTATTAGCCATGATTTTATTAATTGCGT encodes:
- a CDS encoding formate/nitrite transporter family protein, which translates into the protein MQRLFLTPSEIAESVINSGVKKANLRISQQINLSILAGVYIAFGAQAANMLSHAINNPGLAKLLAGLIFPAGLIMVVLAGAELFTGNCLMIMSLSERRITFTQLIKSWLIVYIGNFIGGLLIAYLIAKSGLLSEKLEIFTINIALVKINLSFMQAFIRGILCNWLVCLAVWMSAGADDFTGKILAVFFPVCLFVISGFEHSIANMYYIPAAIFANSAVTWPEMFNNLLPVTLGNITGGAFFVGGIYWYCYARKFY